The following nucleotide sequence is from Zea mays cultivar B73 chromosome 1, Zm-B73-REFERENCE-NAM-5.0, whole genome shotgun sequence.
TCAGTCCGCTGTGATCGCAGTCGCTGCGCGAAGACTTGGGCCGCTGCCTCTGCCTGACGAGCGGCTCCAGCCCGAGCGTGAGCTCCAGCGCGAGCTCCTCGTCTTCGTCGTCCTGATGCTCCTGGTTAGCCTGCTGCTGGCTGCAGGCTGGCGGCGCGTGGCTCTGCGGCTCGGTCTCGGGCTCGGGCTCTGGCTCGGCTTGGCTCACGTGGGAGTGGGCATGGGAAGCCGCCTCCACGTCGGTGTCCTCCTCCGACCCCTGCAGGCggtggtgctggtcgtggtcgtggtcgtggctgCCGGCGGACTCCTCGCCGTGCTCAACGACCATGGGCACCGGCTCTTGTTCTGCCCTTTGCCTGTTCTTGCCGAGCGACGCGCGCTTACTGCTCCCGGGCTGGTTGTGCTTGGAGGAGGTGGAAGACGACGCGGCGCGCTTgcggctgctgctgcggaggaggACGTCGGGCGCGGCGGCGGGGTCCCTGGCGACGTGGCGGATGTCGTGGCGACGTGGTCCGAGCGGCGGCGAGGCGTCGGACGCGGCGTCGACCTGCACCTGCACGATGGGGTCGCCCTTGAGCACGGCCTCGACGGCGGCCTGGCACGCCTGCCACTGGCCCGACCAGAGCAGGCCGACGGAGCCGTAGACCGGGTTGACGATGCGGCCGCACGCCTCGTAGAGCAGGGAGCGGAAGGCGGCGGGGCGGAGGTGGTCGGCGGGCGGCGCGGCCAGCAGGTTGAGCAGCCCCGCCCGGCCGTAGAACTTGGCGAGGAAGACGGTGGCGTTGGCCTGCGCCTCGGGGGACTTGATCCACTGCAGGCAGGGGCGGATggtgcaggcgtcgctgcagcccTTGCGCAGGACGCGGCAGCCGTTGCAGCTCATCCGCATCTCCGATCGTCGGACTGGTGATGAGATGAGCTCTCGGTTGGAtggaatggaacttgggaggcgaGGACGTGGTGGGTGGTCGAGTCGAGGTGGTTGGTTGAAAGAACGGTGCTGATGGAGCGGCGGCGGAGGGGTAGACGCGGGGCTGTTTTTTATACTAAGGCACTAAGCGCACAGGCAGGCACTGGCGCAGCGCCGCGCGGAGAGTGATTGGAGGAGCGAGCAGTGGCCAGTGTGCTGGCTTGGGCGCCTGTGGTTTCGGAAACTAAAGCGGATTCGGCGCCGCGGGACGGGATTTGGATTGTCATCGTGGGCCCTCCGCGTGCTTACCGGGGGCCggttctctttctctctctgtcCAGGCTCCAGTTTACAAGAAGCCGCGTCCGAGGTTCACATGGATTCTAGTTCTAGCGACCAAACTGTCAGGCGGCAGGAGAGTTTTTATTTCCGGGCTTGTAGTAAAGTACTATACTTTTTACTTCTTCATGTAGCAAGatcaagggggtgtttggttgctcctgctaaagtttagctcggGTCACATCAAACGTTTAACTTTTACAtaagagtatgaaatatagacctaaccaactggactagattcgtctcgtcttttaatcttcggctgacaaattagttttataatccgactacatttaatacccggaacggaggtttAAACATTCGATTTGGataggggctaaattttagcggggtgtgACCAAACACCCCAAAGATGGGCTCCGGCGATCCGTAGGCAATCGTCAGTAACAATTCTCGAGTCACTCTGGAACAATCGACTCCTCCGTACCCAGTACAGTACAGTACAGTCTCTTGAAATGGGGATGAGCCTGAGACAATCGACTCCTCATCAGCACAAGTCTCTTGCATGGGGATGACGTAGCAGGAGTAAGAAAGACAAGGGGAAAAAAAACAGGCGGAGCCCACGGAGCAGGAAGCTGAATGTCTGGCGCGGCGGGCGGCGGGCGGGAGAAGAATCGAAGCGCGTGGCATCCACATCCACATCCACATCCGGATCCGGTCCAGGTCCACCTCCTCTCCTTCCTGCCCGTGGGCGCGCCGCCCACCAAAAGTATCGGAGCCAGAGCGCAAAGCGAGATTGGAGGAGGCCGGGGACTAGGCTAGGCTCCCGGTTTTGCGGAAACCGTACAGCGACGGCCCCGGTTTCCGCCGCCTTCCTCTGTGGGCGGGGCGCGGGAGTCGAATACCGTGGGCGGCTTCTGGATTTGGCCTTGGCCGactcctccctccctccctccctccctcccgcaCGTTGTCCAGCTGCTGCCTGCCGGACAAGGGTGGCCAACCAAACGTTTGGAACGAGGCGAGGCCCCACGTGGCCTGGCCACCCGCGTGTCCTCTCCTCCATGGTTTTCGGCTCTTGGCCCGCGCGCGTGGTGGGGCCTTCGTTCCCTTCTCTTCTGTTCGGCTAGCCCGCACGATAGATATGGTGAGTTGAGGCCCGTCCGTGCACGCACCGATTCGTCCAACGCCTGCTCAGCAGCGTGCTTTCCtctcttctttcctttttcttcccAGCTCCGCGCGTTAATCAATAACTAGCTGAATAcccatgcgttgcaacgggaatatataatactagTATCGGCGTTTTAAGACCggtggtccctgggccgacgagtgaaatgtcgtcgcgtgccccagtccagatggatcggcgcgaggccgagcgcgaagggggagaaaggtggccggagacagacgtgagagaggtggaaatcccgcggccttcgtgttcgtcccgcgcccaggtcgggtgcgcttgcagtaggggattacaagcgtccacgcgggagagggagcgagcggcctcacgcgagcgcctgtcccgtcctcgtccccgcgcggccaaccctctgtaagagggccctggtccttccttttgtaggcgtaaggagaggatccaggtgtacaatggggggtgtagcagagtgctacgtgtcggggaccataattaggggtaccctcaaggctcctaattctcagctggtaacccccatcagcataaagctgcaaaggcctgatgggtgcgattaagtcaggaatcagtccattcgagcgactcgatcacgcctcgcccgggcctggcctcggacaagggcagccaaccccggaggatttccgtctcgcccgaggctcccctccaacggcgaacgtatttccggctcgcccgatgccctgccttcgctaagaagcaaccctgaccaaatcgccgccccaaccgaccgaatcgcaggggcatttaatgcaaaggtgtcctgacacctttatcctgacgcacgccccccagccggcagagccgaagtgacagccgtcacttcgccgctccactgacccacctgacagaaggacagcgccgcctgcgccactccgactgcggtgccacttgacagagtgaaactgacaggcagtcaggccctgccgaaggcatcataggaagctccgctccgcccgacccagggctcggactcgggctaagtcccggaagacggcgaactccgctccgcccaacccagggctcggactcgggctaagtcccggaagacggcaaactccgctccgcccgacccagggctcgggctcgggctaagtcccggaagacggcgaactccactccgcccaacccagggctcggactcgggctaagtcccggaagacggcaaactccgctccgcccgacccagggctcggactcgggctaagtcccggaagacggcgaaatccgctccgcccgacccagggctcggactcgggctaagtcccggaagacggcgaactccgctccgcccgacccagggctcggactcgggctcagccccagaagacgacgaactccgcttcgcccgaccccagggctcggactccgccctggcctcagccgacggcctccgcctcgcccgacccaggggctcggactcgacctcggccacggaagacagactcgacctcgacttcgaaggagcttccacatcgcccaacctagagcgcagaccagccacgtcaacaggaggcgccatcatcgccctaccccgagctgactcgggccgcaggaaacaagaccggtgtcccatctggctcgctccgccagataggcaatgatggcgccccacatactctatgacgacggcggctctcagcccccttacgaaagcaagaggacgtcagcaaggacccaaccgctccgacagctgtccctccaccaggctccatcgctcctccgacggccacgacatcacaccagctgggtgccaaaatctctccggctgccaccacggcatgtacttagggcgctagctctcctccgctagacacgtagcactctgctacacccccattgtacacctggatcctctccttacgcctataaaaggaaggaccagggccctcttagagagggttggccgcgcggggacgaggacgagacaggcgctcgcttgaagccgctcactccctctcccgcgtggacgcttgtaaccccctactgcaagcgcacccgacctaggcgcgagacgaacacgaaggccgcgggatttccacctctctcacgcctgtctccggccacctcacttccccccttcgcgctcgccctcgcgctcgacccatctgggctggggcacgcggcgacattcactcgtcggcttagggaccccccggtctcgaaacgccgacacttggcgcgccaggtaggggcctactgcgtgttgacgaacagcttcccgtcaagctccagatgggcagtctccagcaacctctccaacccgggacggtgctccatttcgggagtcttgagttcatgtccctcgacggcagctacgacatgatactccttccaccgccgcgcgacaacgacaatggcggccgacagcccgcccgccggcggcggaatcgacgacgtcttccccgcgtggtggaagaacaaccttcgagctcatcctgccctttcccccgccgacggaggggaaggcggggcgaccaaggccaagcaggaggcagcgcctcgttggctgtcgagcgagccgacagcaccggcaccccaacgaggggtgcaccgggtatcgacttcgcgcctaagacaaagacgagcgccttctccccgcgacacgccaatcccgagcaagcggacgacgccagcgcgctcacagagagcttgctggacgtcaccctcgtacctgagacgacggtgcagtcagtccccgacgtgactttatcgccgctcgtcgaccaagaggtaccgaccgattcctatcccacgtcatttggattcagcctcaacccgcctagcgaccttgctttggcgggcgctctcgtagaggcgagtccaaaccctctggggtttcgcatgcggtcgccttgggaccggctgacggacgtctcgacctacgggccctctaggtccaaggaagacgacaagcccagcatctgttgggatttctctggacttggcaaccccagtgccatgcgggacttcatgaccgcatgtgactactgcctctccgactgttccgacggtagccgcagcctcggcgacgaggactgcggcccaagccgcgaatg
It contains:
- the LOC100275184 gene encoding LOB domain-containing protein 41, yielding MRMSCNGCRVLRKGCSDACTIRPCLQWIKSPEAQANATVFLAKFYGRAGLLNLLAAPPADHLRPAAFRSLLYEACGRIVNPVYGSVGLLWSGQWQACQAAVEAVLKGDPIVQVQVDAASDASPPLGPRRHDIRHVARDPAAAPDVLLRSSSRKRAASSSTSSKHNQPGSSKRASLGKNRQRAEQEPVPMVVEHGEESAGSHDHDHDQHHRLQGSEEDTDVEAASHAHSHVSQAEPEPEPETEPQSHAPPACSQQQANQEHQDDEDEELALELTLGLEPLVRQRQRPKSSRSDCDHSGLSAASSLMCLRLQLPA